A DNA window from Fodinibius sp. Rm-B-1B1-1 contains the following coding sequences:
- a CDS encoding DUF4097 family beta strand repeat-containing protein → MTTRKLYLAKVFLAFTISLIMTLLLMRSALAITSSPSADQDNPYRVEEFDINTPGNLEVRTSGGHITVEASTSNSVRVEMYVRKDGENLRPQDYDLDQWDIDISKSGNSIKANAKHKGNNGWSGWNNDRVSISFVVHTPRQMSSDLKTSGGHVEVDGLEGNQEITTSGGHLNLANLKGSIEAKTSGGHIELLNLEGEINAKTSGGHISAKTVAGTLDAETSGGHINLTDVSGSVEASTSGGSITADLTTIDQFVDLKTSGGNVDISIPDNISVDLQLRGTFVQGKLKNFSGEMEKNKVNGQLNGGGPKISARTSGGTVRLSFN, encoded by the coding sequence ATGACTACCCGTAAATTATACCTTGCAAAAGTATTTTTGGCCTTTACCATTTCGCTCATCATGACTCTCCTTTTGATGCGAAGTGCACTGGCCATAACAAGTTCACCATCAGCTGACCAAGATAATCCCTACCGCGTTGAAGAATTTGATATTAATACCCCCGGCAATCTTGAGGTTCGAACATCAGGCGGACATATTACCGTTGAAGCTTCCACCTCTAATTCCGTGCGTGTAGAAATGTATGTACGAAAAGACGGCGAAAACTTGCGCCCACAAGACTATGACCTCGATCAGTGGGATATTGACATTTCCAAATCCGGTAATTCGATAAAAGCTAATGCCAAACATAAAGGCAACAATGGATGGTCGGGCTGGAATAATGACCGCGTTTCAATTTCATTTGTTGTTCATACCCCCAGGCAAATGAGTTCTGACCTTAAGACCAGCGGAGGCCATGTGGAGGTAGATGGTCTTGAAGGTAATCAGGAGATTACCACCAGCGGGGGACATCTAAACTTAGCTAACCTTAAAGGATCTATTGAGGCCAAAACCTCAGGCGGACATATCGAATTACTGAATCTGGAAGGAGAAATTAATGCTAAAACAAGTGGCGGTCATATTAGTGCTAAAACAGTTGCCGGCACACTCGATGCTGAAACCAGTGGTGGCCACATCAACCTCACTGACGTAAGTGGTAGCGTAGAAGCTTCAACCAGCGGTGGCAGCATTACTGCTGATCTAACAACCATTGATCAATTTGTAGATTTAAAAACAAGTGGAGGAAATGTAGATATTTCAATCCCTGATAATATTAGTGTAGATCTGCAATTACGAGGGACTTTTGTTCAGGGAAAACTCAAAAATTTCTCCGGTGAAATGGAAAAGAATAAAGTAAATGGACAACTAAATGGAGGTGGTCCCAAAATATCAGCCCGCACATCTGGTGGAACAGTAAGACTTTCTTTCAACTGA
- a CDS encoding proline dehydrogenase family protein gives MKLPFVLAKRFVAGESFDQAIPKVEELNKKDIKVTLDLLGENVEDRQTADDTVDNYIKLLNNIDESGLDSTISIKLTMMGLDIDKQYCKENLFKLLDVARENDQFVRIDMEGSDYTQETIEIFKEAFQEYGRHVGIVIQAYLYRTKEDIEELADIGADVRLCKGAYKEPKDIALQNMDDIREAFKEYAKVLLEKTPYPRMATHDDELINWVKEYTNENDIGTSRFEFQMLYGLRQETMEEFVADGYNARIYVPFGTMWFPYFKRRLMERKENIWFVLSTLFQK, from the coding sequence ATGAAATTACCTTTTGTACTTGCCAAGCGTTTCGTTGCTGGAGAATCGTTCGATCAAGCGATCCCAAAAGTAGAAGAACTCAACAAGAAAGATATTAAGGTGACTCTTGATTTGTTGGGAGAAAATGTAGAGGATCGGCAAACAGCCGACGATACGGTTGATAATTATATCAAGTTGCTAAACAATATTGATGAATCGGGATTAGATAGTACCATTTCTATAAAGCTTACGATGATGGGGCTGGATATTGATAAGCAGTACTGTAAAGAAAATCTTTTTAAGCTGCTGGATGTAGCTCGGGAAAATGATCAGTTCGTCCGCATCGATATGGAAGGGTCTGACTATACACAGGAGACTATCGAAATTTTCAAAGAAGCTTTCCAGGAATATGGCAGGCATGTGGGAATTGTGATACAGGCTTATCTCTATCGCACAAAAGAGGATATTGAAGAGCTTGCAGATATTGGGGCAGATGTTCGCTTGTGTAAGGGAGCATATAAAGAGCCTAAAGATATTGCACTTCAGAATATGGATGATATCCGGGAGGCTTTTAAGGAGTATGCCAAAGTGCTACTGGAAAAAACGCCCTACCCTCGCATGGCCACCCATGATGATGAACTCATAAACTGGGTTAAAGAATATACCAATGAAAATGATATTGGTACGTCACGATTCGAGTTTCAAATGCTGTATGGCTTGCGGCAAGAGACGATGGAGGAGTTTGTGGCCGATGGATACAATGCCCGCATATATGTTCCTTTTGGTACCATGTGGTTTCCCTATTTTAAACGTCGACTGATGGAGCGAAAAGAAAATATTTGGTTTGTTCTTTCCACACTGTTTCAGAAATAG
- a CDS encoding MauE/DoxX family redox-associated membrane protein — protein MGISPDIHRYIIAGLFLVTGILHFIKPQMFVKIMPDYIPYHLAMVYISGAAEILGGLGILFEKTQFWAGWGLVVLLIAVFPANINMTIQSIQKSGYTSLFSLVTLVRLPLQFVLIYWVYWACLR, from the coding sequence ATGGGTATTTCCCCGGATATACATCGATATATTATTGCCGGACTTTTTCTGGTTACGGGCATTCTTCATTTCATAAAGCCACAGATGTTCGTCAAAATTATGCCGGATTATATCCCTTACCATTTGGCAATGGTATACATCAGTGGGGCTGCAGAAATACTCGGAGGCTTGGGAATTCTTTTCGAGAAAACACAATTTTGGGCTGGCTGGGGATTGGTTGTGCTGCTTATTGCCGTTTTTCCTGCAAATATTAATATGACGATTCAGTCAATTCAGAAATCAGGATATACGTCGTTATTTAGTCTTGTTACTCTTGTTCGGCTCCCGCTCCAATTTGTGTTGATCTATTGGGTATACTGGGCATGCTTAAGATAA
- a CDS encoding YciI family protein has protein sequence MKKLILLALLMGWSLAGLAQDKDSTKITEPETFEMQEGDTTYVMQKYFMVFLKSGPKRSQGKEEAMEIQEKHLAYLQKMANEGKTSITGPMAGEGDIRGIVIYNTATAEEARKLAEGDPAVQAGRLVVEVHPWWAAKGSKLK, from the coding sequence ATGAAAAAGCTAATATTGCTTGCATTGTTGATGGGTTGGTCGTTAGCAGGACTGGCGCAGGATAAGGATTCAACAAAGATAACCGAGCCCGAAACGTTTGAAATGCAAGAGGGAGATACCACCTACGTGATGCAAAAATACTTTATGGTATTTTTAAAATCAGGGCCGAAGCGAAGTCAAGGCAAGGAGGAGGCAATGGAAATTCAGGAAAAGCACTTGGCTTATTTGCAAAAAATGGCTAATGAGGGAAAGACAAGTATAACGGGGCCGATGGCTGGTGAAGGAGACATTCGCGGTATCGTAATTTATAATACTGCTACGGCAGAAGAAGCTCGAAAGTTAGCGGAGGGAGATCCTGCCGTGCAGGCCGGACGATTGGTTGTTGAAGTACACCCGTGGTGGGCAGCTAAAGGCTCAAAACTTAAATAA
- a CDS encoding ferritin has product MIKQKVQDEVNAQIQAEFQSGWLYLAFAAWFESKNLDGFGHWMRMQWQEEQEHGMKFYDHLLRRGGEVELKGIEKPEISAENAVDIFEKVLEHERHITKRIHSLYDLAKEKDDYPLQTLLHWFIDEQVEEEENAEAILERLKLIGEEGASLYVLDRELSQRDAE; this is encoded by the coding sequence ATGATTAAGCAAAAAGTTCAAGACGAGGTCAACGCCCAGATTCAGGCTGAATTTCAGTCTGGATGGCTGTATCTGGCTTTTGCGGCGTGGTTTGAAAGCAAAAATCTGGATGGTTTTGGTCACTGGATGCGAATGCAGTGGCAAGAAGAGCAGGAACACGGAATGAAGTTTTATGATCATCTGTTGCGACGCGGCGGTGAAGTGGAATTAAAGGGGATTGAAAAGCCAGAGATTTCCGCTGAAAATGCAGTCGACATTTTCGAAAAGGTGCTTGAGCACGAACGTCATATCACAAAGAGAATCCACAGTTTGTATGATTTGGCAAAAGAAAAGGACGACTATCCGCTGCAAACGTTGTTACACTGGTTCATCGACGAACAAGTAGAAGAGGAGGAAAACGCGGAAGCAATTCTTGAGCGATTAAAGTTGATTGGAGAAGAGGGAGCCAGTTTATATGTGTTGGATCGAGAATTAAGCCAACGCGATGCCGAGTAA
- a CDS encoding DUF3267 domain-containing protein, translating into MPSNNPDNVTVSFGMANVGALITTLPICAAFLWGYIGLFGWEAIFLPLLSAADILVIMAVIVVGIVAHEGIHALSWSWFDGIPRRHIHFGFKWSTITPYVHCDVPITTRNYRWGTAMPGIILGFLPSFAAMATQNIWMLYFGLIFTMAAGGDFLILWLLRKIDADTMVQDHPELIGCQVVNSNQHS; encoded by the coding sequence ATGCCGAGTAACAACCCAGATAACGTTACCGTTAGTTTTGGCATGGCCAATGTTGGTGCCCTGATCACTACCTTGCCGATTTGTGCAGCATTTTTATGGGGTTATATCGGTTTATTCGGTTGGGAGGCCATTTTTTTGCCCTTACTTTCGGCTGCCGATATTTTGGTAATAATGGCTGTAATTGTAGTGGGAATTGTTGCTCACGAAGGTATTCACGCTCTTAGTTGGTCGTGGTTTGATGGGATTCCGCGTCGCCATATTCACTTCGGATTTAAGTGGAGTACGATTACGCCCTATGTGCATTGCGATGTTCCGATTACAACACGAAATTACCGTTGGGGTACTGCTATGCCGGGTATCATTTTAGGGTTTCTGCCTTCCTTTGCAGCTATGGCTACACAAAACATTTGGATGTTATATTTTGGCTTAATATTTACGATGGCTGCCGGTGGTGATTTTTTGATTTTGTGGTTGTTGCGAAAAATCGATGCCGATACCATGGTTCAGGATCACCCCGAGCTGATCGGATGCCAAGTTGTTAACTCCAATCAACATAGTTAA
- a CDS encoding nitroreductase family protein, with product MSRKKFIPHTDYKEYPVAEMRRRARSFYEDMKRRRTIREFSDRPVPGEIIKDCIRTAGTAPNGANKQPWHFAVVSDPEVKKEIREAAEEEEREFYERRATDEWLEALAPLGTDADKPFLEEAPYLIAIFSKSYGIKENGEKETHYYVKESVGIATGMLITAIHNAGLASLTHTPSPMGFLNDILDRPENERPFLLLVVGYPKEDVKVPDISKKSLDEISSFI from the coding sequence ATGAGTAGAAAGAAGTTTATTCCACATACCGATTATAAAGAATATCCAGTTGCGGAGATGCGCAGGCGGGCGCGGTCATTTTATGAAGATATGAAGCGGCGCCGGACAATTCGGGAGTTTTCGGATCGACCGGTGCCCGGGGAAATTATTAAAGATTGTATTCGCACGGCCGGGACGGCTCCGAATGGTGCAAACAAGCAGCCGTGGCATTTTGCAGTTGTTAGCGATCCTGAGGTAAAAAAGGAAATTCGTGAGGCTGCGGAGGAAGAGGAACGAGAGTTTTACGAGCGTCGTGCTACTGATGAATGGTTAGAAGCGTTAGCTCCCCTTGGCACCGATGCCGACAAACCTTTCCTGGAAGAAGCGCCCTACCTTATTGCGATTTTTTCTAAGAGTTATGGCATTAAAGAGAATGGTGAAAAAGAAACGCATTATTACGTCAAAGAATCAGTGGGAATTGCTACGGGAATGTTGATTACGGCTATCCATAATGCGGGATTAGCATCACTTACGCATACACCCAGTCCTATGGGGTTTCTCAATGATATATTAGATCGCCCAGAAAATGAGCGCCCGTTTTTGCTGTTGGTGGTTGGCTATCCTAAAGAAGATGTTAAAGTGCCTGATATTAGTAAAAAGTCACTGGATGAGATCAGTAGTTTTATCTGA
- a CDS encoding PAS domain S-box protein, with protein sequence MDWKDDLSSQLAPFWTDKSVALNKIIDSFPEIIILANPDLTILAVNNTVDPMLGFEPSELTGQKVTSIYADTDDLEKLKQTGFFGDPDVQNITFEAGYKKKSGGVWEGETVLKKVNDDNGDLIGYLGVLRDISVRKRHEREIEKFFSLPLNLMCTATPDGYFNEINDQFSKVLGYSKEELISRPFVELIHPNDVEPTMEEIGKLEAGERDVTVNFENRFRRKDGSYCWLAWTSTFDEESGLLYAIAQNVTDRKELERNLIEAREKAEEANRAKSQFVANMSHEIRTPMNSILGFADMMKELVDSDLEKEYIENIRKSGKNLLKLINDVLDLSKIEAGKKQVNIRPVDVARVVDEMKSMFALQAGDKGVEIRTNIADDLPASLLIDEMKLRQILLNLVGNAVKFTEKGYVEIGVRVKKFDEIESMVTLEIYVKDTGMGITKGKQETIFHEFEQEDETIADKFGGTGLGLSISNRLARLMDGTVKVESERGKGSTFILTIPELSISSVVEESREIPDASYEMTLKEGRIMVVDDIELNRQLIVEFLRDYPIEVLEAVNGIEAVDIASEKELDLIFMDIKMVQMDGVEAMRRIKEQGKEVPIVALTASAFDVHSSRDGKRWFDGYLRKPVNRSQILQQLVRYIGLSEESDGEASAGVDGKQPEEAAGPSVSKQEKKELVEQLENEVSSFVEELDTDSIVMDQYKELLSRAKTIEENIPEQRLAEFNKKLKSAIQLFDIEQIRSLATKDYPELLDELKK encoded by the coding sequence ATGGATTGGAAAGATGATTTAAGTTCCCAGCTGGCGCCATTTTGGACGGATAAGAGTGTAGCGTTAAATAAGATTATCGATTCCTTTCCAGAAATTATAATCTTGGCAAATCCTGACTTAACGATATTAGCTGTAAATAATACTGTTGACCCCATGCTGGGTTTTGAGCCTTCCGAATTAACCGGTCAAAAAGTAACAAGCATTTATGCAGATACTGATGATCTTGAAAAGCTGAAGCAAACAGGATTTTTTGGAGATCCGGACGTACAAAACATCACTTTTGAAGCCGGATATAAGAAAAAGAGTGGAGGGGTTTGGGAGGGCGAAACCGTATTAAAAAAGGTGAATGATGATAATGGGGATTTAATTGGTTATCTGGGTGTTTTGCGAGATATATCTGTGCGCAAGCGGCATGAGAGGGAAATAGAAAAGTTTTTCTCATTGCCCCTGAACCTGATGTGTACAGCGACGCCGGATGGGTATTTTAATGAAATCAATGACCAGTTTAGCAAAGTGCTGGGATATTCAAAAGAAGAACTGATTAGCCGCCCGTTTGTTGAGTTAATTCATCCCAACGATGTGGAACCGACCATGGAAGAGATTGGTAAGCTGGAAGCTGGGGAGCGGGATGTAACGGTAAATTTTGAAAACCGATTCCGACGCAAAGATGGTTCCTATTGCTGGCTGGCTTGGACATCTACCTTTGACGAAGAAAGTGGGCTCCTTTATGCGATAGCTCAGAATGTGACCGACCGCAAAGAACTGGAGCGGAATCTTATTGAAGCACGGGAAAAGGCCGAAGAAGCAAACAGGGCCAAGAGCCAGTTTGTGGCAAACATGAGCCATGAGATTCGCACACCGATGAACTCCATCCTGGGTTTTGCGGATATGATGAAAGAGCTGGTAGACAGTGATTTGGAGAAAGAATATATCGAAAATATTCGAAAGAGTGGCAAAAACCTGCTGAAACTTATCAATGACGTATTGGACCTGTCAAAAATAGAGGCTGGTAAGAAACAGGTTAATATCCGTCCGGTTGATGTTGCGCGTGTTGTAGATGAGATGAAAAGCATGTTTGCCCTTCAGGCCGGAGACAAAGGAGTGGAGATTCGAACAAACATTGCTGATGATCTGCCGGCCTCGTTGCTGATTGACGAGATGAAACTCCGGCAGATCCTGTTGAATTTGGTGGGAAATGCGGTAAAATTCACCGAGAAGGGATATGTTGAGATAGGAGTGCGAGTAAAGAAATTTGATGAGATTGAGAGCATGGTAACCCTGGAAATCTATGTCAAAGATACGGGGATGGGGATTACTAAGGGTAAACAGGAGACGATATTCCATGAATTTGAGCAGGAAGATGAAACCATCGCGGACAAGTTTGGGGGTACCGGCTTGGGGCTGTCAATTTCTAACCGTCTTGCTCGGCTCATGGATGGTACGGTGAAAGTTGAAAGTGAACGGGGAAAGGGAAGCACTTTCATCCTTACTATCCCAGAACTGAGCATATCTTCAGTGGTTGAAGAATCCAGGGAAATTCCTGACGCCAGCTATGAGATGACACTCAAGGAGGGAAGGATTATGGTAGTCGACGATATAGAACTGAACCGGCAGCTTATTGTTGAATTTTTAAGAGATTATCCTATTGAAGTACTGGAGGCAGTCAATGGAATTGAAGCTGTAGATATAGCCAGTGAGAAAGAATTGGATCTTATTTTTATGGATATCAAAATGGTCCAAATGGATGGAGTAGAAGCGATGAGGCGGATTAAGGAACAGGGAAAAGAAGTTCCGATTGTTGCTCTGACTGCTTCTGCATTTGATGTTCACAGCAGTAGAGATGGGAAGCGCTGGTTTGACGGATATTTGAGAAAGCCTGTCAACCGTTCTCAGATTTTACAACAGCTGGTGAGGTACATCGGTCTGAGTGAAGAGTCTGATGGAGAAGCAAGTGCTGGAGTGGATGGGAAACAGCCAGAAGAGGCAGCGGGCCCATCAGTCAGTAAGCAGGAAAAAAAGGAGCTGGTTGAACAGTTGGAAAATGAAGTATCGAGTTTCGTGGAAGAGTTGGATACTGATTCCATCGTAATGGATCAGTACAAAGAGCTTCTCAGCCGCGCGAAGACTATTGAAGAGAATATACCAGAACAACGGCTTGCTGAGTTTAATAAAAAACTCAAATCGGCGATTCAGTTATTTGATATCGAACAAATACGCAGCTTGGCAACGAAAGACTATCCTGAGCTCTTAGATGAGCTTAAGAAGTAG
- a CDS encoding hybrid sensor histidine kinase/response regulator: MEESIEKKNGDFLILIADDIPKNIQLLGKVLDNNGYQVVAVTEGDRVLDTAKKHNPDLILLDIMMPEKSGYEVCKELQANEELSEIPIIFLTARSDEEDIIKGLNLGGSDYVTKPFNSGELLARIDTHLSLKEARDQIVEQREELQQLSETKDKLYSIIAHDLKGALFGISGIAEILEDDLKQQDVDEEIKDNIALIHQSAHSANQLLENLLVWTRMQTDLLEINEARFSLSDCIRECIELYDVQAREKQIQFEFESEAIMVHADREMISTVFRNLISNAIKFSNAGDTIHIKADSTNGTRKVTVRDEGVGMTEEVRQNIFNPGDRPKREGTEREKGTGLGLLLCKEFVERHNGEISVESEPDEGTVFRITLPEEAVMQNGQPAG; the protein is encoded by the coding sequence ATGGAAGAGAGCATTGAGAAAAAGAATGGCGATTTTTTGATTCTTATAGCTGATGATATCCCCAAAAACATTCAGCTCCTTGGTAAAGTTTTGGATAACAATGGATATCAGGTGGTGGCTGTGACTGAGGGAGATCGGGTGTTGGATACAGCCAAAAAGCATAATCCCGATTTGATCTTGCTTGATATCATGATGCCCGAAAAATCAGGTTATGAGGTGTGCAAAGAACTGCAAGCTAATGAGGAGCTTTCAGAGATCCCGATAATTTTTTTGACAGCTCGTTCCGATGAGGAAGATATAATCAAGGGACTAAATTTGGGCGGATCTGACTATGTGACCAAGCCGTTCAACAGCGGGGAGTTGTTGGCGCGCATCGATACACATCTCAGCTTAAAAGAGGCGCGTGACCAGATTGTCGAACAACGAGAAGAGCTTCAACAACTCTCAGAAACAAAAGACAAACTGTATTCGATAATAGCACATGATTTAAAAGGAGCCCTGTTTGGAATCTCGGGAATAGCTGAGATACTTGAGGATGACCTTAAACAGCAAGATGTTGATGAAGAGATAAAGGATAACATTGCTTTAATTCATCAGTCAGCTCATTCGGCTAATCAGCTGCTTGAGAATCTTTTGGTTTGGACTCGAATGCAGACGGATCTTTTAGAGATAAACGAAGCCCGGTTTTCGCTGTCTGATTGTATTCGGGAGTGCATCGAGTTGTATGATGTACAGGCCAGGGAAAAACAAATTCAGTTTGAATTTGAGTCCGAGGCTATAATGGTGCATGCTGACAGGGAGATGATCTCGACGGTATTCAGGAATTTGATATCCAATGCGATCAAATTCTCCAATGCTGGTGATACTATCCACATAAAAGCCGATTCCACCAATGGTACCAGAAAGGTCACGGTTAGGGATGAAGGTGTTGGAATGACGGAAGAGGTACGCCAAAATATTTTTAATCCGGGTGATCGTCCCAAGCGGGAAGGTACTGAACGGGAGAAAGGAACCGGACTGGGCTTATTGCTTTGCAAGGAATTTGTTGAAAGACATAACGGAGAAATTTCCGTGGAAAGTGAACCGGATGAGGGAACTGTATTTAGGATTACCTTGCCTGAAGAAGCCGTTATGCAAAACGGTCAGCCAGCCGGTTGA
- the tyrA gene encoding bifunctional chorismate mutase/prephenate dehydrogenase, with translation MTPKEKKLGPQRNRIDEIDSKLLELLAERREIVHEVIDKKIKNQLPIFAPKREDEKTEKFRAMAIEHDLDPDWAEDFLRMIMASSRASQSSNEFPSATEEPKHILIVGAKGGMGSLYARIIEQTGHHIYKIDKHNWHELEEIAPKLDLAIVSVPINITVDVIQRLAPKLNSETILADFTSNKTEPIEAMQKAHDGPVLGLHPMHGPDVDNLSKQLMVVCPVRNEKASQWIVEQSKLWGMRVVEADAEKHDHVMHMVQGLRHFVALTHGSFMKTYDLKPQDILDYSSPIYRAELMMTGRIFAQSAELYADIVFANEERRELLLNFIEHNEKLAQMVKNDDKEGFIKEFEAVTDFFGTFASQALKESGYLINRLADRFA, from the coding sequence ATGACACCCAAAGAAAAGAAACTCGGACCCCAACGCAATCGCATTGATGAAATAGATTCCAAGCTCCTCGAACTTTTGGCTGAGCGACGAGAGATTGTGCATGAAGTCATTGACAAAAAAATCAAAAATCAGCTCCCGATTTTTGCTCCCAAACGAGAAGATGAGAAGACAGAAAAGTTTCGGGCAATGGCCATTGAACACGACCTCGACCCAGACTGGGCCGAAGATTTTCTGCGGATGATCATGGCCTCTTCCCGGGCCAGTCAGTCCAGCAATGAATTTCCCAGCGCTACCGAGGAGCCAAAACATATCCTCATTGTAGGAGCAAAAGGCGGTATGGGTAGTCTCTATGCACGCATTATCGAGCAGACGGGACATCACATCTACAAAATTGACAAGCATAATTGGCATGAACTTGAAGAAATTGCCCCCAAACTTGATCTGGCTATTGTATCGGTACCTATCAACATTACGGTGGATGTTATTCAGCGGCTGGCTCCCAAACTTAACTCAGAAACTATTTTAGCTGATTTTACCAGTAATAAAACTGAGCCTATTGAGGCTATGCAAAAAGCCCATGACGGTCCGGTTTTGGGGTTACACCCTATGCACGGACCTGATGTGGATAACCTCTCCAAACAGTTGATGGTTGTTTGTCCCGTACGCAATGAAAAAGCCTCGCAGTGGATTGTAGAACAATCTAAACTTTGGGGCATGCGTGTAGTAGAAGCCGATGCTGAGAAACACGATCACGTGATGCACATGGTGCAAGGATTGCGTCACTTTGTAGCCCTCACGCACGGTTCCTTCATGAAAACCTACGACCTAAAACCGCAGGATATCCTGGATTATTCATCGCCTATCTATCGTGCCGAACTAATGATGACGGGACGTATTTTTGCCCAGAGTGCTGAGCTGTACGCCGATATCGTTTTTGCCAATGAAGAACGTCGAGAGCTACTCCTTAACTTTATTGAGCACAACGAAAAGCTGGCACAGATGGTTAAAAATGATGACAAGGAAGGTTTTATAAAAGAGTTCGAAGCGGTCACTGATTTCTTTGGTACCTTTGCATCTCAAGCCTTAAAAGAAAGCGGGTACCTCATCAACCGGCTGGCTGACCGTTTTGCATAA